Below is a genomic region from Telmatobacter sp. DSM 110680.
CGTCGCCGCCATGCCCAACACCACGCCGGTCAACGACTCTCCGGAAACCACTCGCTGGATGCTGGCTGCCGAGCGCGGCGCTGTCGTGCGCGTATTCCCCATTGGCGCAGCCACCCGTGGGTCAAAAGGTGAAACGCTCAACGACTTTGCCGCCCTCAAATCAGCAGGTGCAGTAGCAGTCACCGACGACGGCCATCCCATCCTCAAAGACGGCATCATGCGCGAAACCCTCGCTGCAGCCGCCCGTGTCGGTCTCAGCGTCATTCAGCATGCTGAAGACACGCGCATGACCCAGGGCGCCAGCATGAACGCAGGACCCACCGCCTTCAAACTCGGCCTGCGCGGCATGCCTCCCGAAGCCGAGAGCAGTCTCGTAGAACGCGATATCCGCCTGGTCACCGAGCTCAAGGATTCCCGCGTGCATCTGCACGTAGCGCACACATCAACCGCCGCAGCCATCGCCGCAGTCCGCCAGGCGCGACGCAATGGCCTCCGCGTCACCTGCGAAGTAGCGCCCCATCACTTCCTGCTCACCGAGGAGCACGTCGGCCAGTACAACACCAATGCGAAGATGAATCCGCCGTTGCGCTCCGCCGCGGACCGCGACGCCATGATTGAAGCGATCCTTGACGGCGTAGTCGACGCCATCGCCACCGATCACGCGCCGCATGCGACGCATGAGAAGGAAGTGGAGTTCGAAAACGCTCCCAACGGTATCACCGGCCTCGAGACAGCACTGGGCCTTTGCCTGCGCTGGCTTCACAAGGAGTGGAAGTTGCCCATGGGCCGCGTCCTCAGCCTGCTTAGCGCGCAGCCCGCCGCCCTCCTCGGCCTCAAAGGCCGTGGCTCACTGGCCGTTGGTAGCTTCGCCGACGTGGTGATCTTCGATCCCAAAGCCGAATGGACGTACCACGCCAAGGACACGCGTTCCAAGGCGCACAACACTCCATTTGACGGCTGGACCATGCAAGGCAAAGTTCGCTGGACAATCAGCGAGGGCCGGATAGCGTACGTAAGCCAGTAAAAAAGAAAAAGGGAAACAGCCTTACCGCGCCTTGCCTGAAATCCTCTTAGGAAGCTTTTCCGCGAAGTTCCTGCTCCGCGCGCAGCCAGTCCGCTGCATCGTTGCCATGCTGGCCGCCGCGTTCAGTCCAGTAGCGGTAAGCAACACGCGCAATCTCGTCGTGCGAAATGCTAATTGGGGTCACTTTGGAGCTTGCTTTGCGTTTGGGCGCGATCTCTTTCGTTGCCGATGCGGATGCGCTCGTTTTTTTACGGGTGGTCGGTTTCTTCGTGGTCTCTGCCATGGAAATCTTCTCCTTCTTAGGCCTGGGGCCGACGAACTTGGCCATCCCCTCTAGGTTACTAAATAGTCAAGTTTCAATAAAGTGGGAAGCGCCCAGGCGTACCATTTTCGTCAGATCACCCTCAAGTCCTGTTATTCGTTGTTAACACACTAGTACTGAATGCTCATGACTCAACACACCGCCGTTGACCACATCGTTTTTGCCCTCCTGCTCGTGCTCCCGTTCGTGGAGTGGAAATGGAACTGGCCGCGTTATCTTGCGAAGCTCGCCGCCGGAGACACCCAGGCCCGCCTTAACCACTACCGCAAACTCGTTGCGGGCGAATGGATACCCACCATCGCGCTGCTCATTTACTGGGCCTTCGCCGGAAGGTCCCTGGCGGATCTGCATCTCATTGGCGACATCCCGCTGCGTCTTGGCCTGGGAGTTGTCTATGTCGCTGCGCTTATAGGCGTGCTTGTCCGCCAGCGTCGCGCTCTGCTCGCCCGCCCCGACCGCCGTGCCCGCGTGCGCAAGGCTCTCCAACACGCCGAACCTCTGCTCCCTCACACTCAACCCGAACGCCGCCTCTTCTGGCTCGTGTCCGCCACTGCCGGCTGCTGCGAAGAGATCTTCTATCGCGGATTCCTCACCTGGTACCTCTCCATCTGGACCGGCCCCGTTGCAGCCGTCGTCCTCGCCTCACTCCTCTTCGGCATCGGCCATATCTACCTCGGCCTCTCCCAGGTTCCAAAAACCGCCCTCGTCGGATTGATCCTCGCTGTAGTCGTGGCTCTCACTGGCTCTCTCTGGCCCGCAATGATCCTCCACGCCGCCGTAGACTGGAATTCCGGCGAAATGGCATTCAAATTACTAAGCGACTCCGCCCCCAGCGGACACTCTCCAACCCCGCCATTCTGAGCGACGAAGCTCAGCTACAAGCCCAAGGACCTACTTTCTCGCAGCATCGATCCGCACAACGAGTGTGCCCCATCCATGACCCAGCCTGATCGCGTCGTGGGTGGGAAACCATAAATGCAAACCAGACACCGTCATCCCGAGCGAAGACGAATGCCCCGCCTTTTCCAAGATCAAGCTTCCCATTTGCCTCTCCTCCTACCCGCCCCCTATCCTTGTCGGGCACGAGGTCAACCACCCCATGAACAAGCGCGACTTCCTCAAATCCTCAGGAGCCATCGTGGCCGGCAGCATGATCTCCCGCTTCACACCCGCCCAGCAGCAGCCCGCTCCCCACCAGAACTGGGCCGGCAACATCACCTACAGCACTGACCACGTACACACCCCAGCCAACATCGACGAAGTGCGAGAGGTAGTCAAGACCTGCACCAAGCTCCGCGCCCTCGGCTCGCGCCACTCCTTCAATCGCATCGCCGACAGCAATCAAAACCAGCTCTCGCTCGAACATCTCAATCAGATCGACATCGACGACAAGGCGCACACCGTCACCGTCGGCGCTGGCGTCAAATACGGCCAACTGGCGCCAGTCATCGACGCCCGCGGATTCGCCATCCACAATCTCGCCTCGCTGCCGCACATCTCCGTCGCAGGAGCCATCGCGACCGCCACCCACGGCTCCGGTATTCACAACGGCAATCTCGCCACCGCCGTACGCGCGCTTGAAATCGTCACTGCCAACGGCGACACCCTTCATCTCTCCCGCGACAAGGATGGCGACCAATTCCTCGGTGCCGTCGTTGGCCTGGGCGCGGTCGGCGTCGTCACCCGCGTCACCCTCGATCTGCTGCCTACTTTTCAGGTTGCGCAAACGGTCTATCAGAACCTCAGCTTCAACGAACTCGAGCACAACTTCGATGCCATCTTCGGCGTCGGCTACAGCGTCAGCCTCTTCACCGATTGGCAGCATCACCAGGCCACGCAGGTGTGGATCAAGCGCAAACTGCAGCCCGGCGAAAAGCACGAGTCGGCTCCCGATTTCTACGGTGCCAAACGTGCAACCGAAAAGTTGCATCCCATCACCGGCCATCCCGCCGAGAGCTGCACGGAGCAGCAGGGAATCCCCGGCCCCTGGTACGAGCGCCTGCCCCACTTCAAGATGAATTTCACGCCCTCAAGCGGCCGCGAACTGCAGACCGAATATTTCGTTCCCCGCGATCGCGGATACGAAGCTATCCTCGCCGTCGAAAAACTTCACGACCAGATCACGCCTCATCTCTTTGTCACGGAACTGCGCACCATCGCCGCCGACGATCTCTGGATGAGCACCGCCTACAAACGCGATTCACTCGCCATCCACTTCACATGGAAGCCGGAGTGGGACACCGTCAAGCAGATCCTCCCGCGCATCGAAGCCCAACTCAAGCCCTTCGCCCCCCGCCCCCACTGGGCCAAACTCTTCACCATCCCGCCCGCACAACTGCAAGCCCAGTACACCCGCCTCGCCGACTTCAAACAGATGCTCCAGCGCCACGACCCCGACGAAAAATTCCGCAACGCCTTCCTCGACTCAAACCTCTTTACCACGTAGCCCCCGCATCGCAACAATGCGTATCCGCGAGAGTCATTTTGCGTTCCAAATCGTCTGTCACCCGCAGCGTTGTGAAGGATCTGCCTGAAAATTCAAAACCCGCACGGAATCTGGGTGCCCCATCCAAGCGCAGCTTGGGTGGGAAAGCACGATCTCCACTAGTCTTCATGATCTTGGGTGTCGAAGTTGAAAGACGCCGGCGAGAACCAAGCTAAGCAATCTGTTCTCAGCCTGGGGAGAACCGGCGAGCAAAAAGACGACTCCTTTACCCCTTGCGCCGGTAGAGAATCTGAAACTCGTACCCCGGATTAGGAGGGAACAATCCGGCCACATGACGCAGCCGCTCCGCCAACGCAGGCGCCGCCAACAGCGGATATTCGCGCTCGCGCAGATCGTGATAGTCGAAATCAACTGCGATCGACAGCATATAGATCGCAAGCGAATCGGCGAACGATGCATCGTAGTAGGCACTACGCGCTCGCTCATCAATTACCTTCTGCCCATTGCGTGAATCTTGCGCGCGTCGGCGCGCTTCCCATGCGTCCTGGCTGGTCTCTCCCCGCACCTGGGACTCGGCCTGCGACCACACCAGGCGCGAAAAGCTCTCAGGCACGCCCGCCACATCGGTAAAGTTGTGGGCCACGTTGATAAAGAACTCAAACGCCAGCCCAAACCGGTCCTCAACTAGCCGCGTCGAAAGAAAAACCGCTTCGGTAGCGCCGAAACTCGCGTTCCGGTGGCATACCGCGCGGTCACCCAAGTCCACTGAGTACGAAGGAGCAATCATCACTTCGCCGGTATCGGATATCGCCAGTGGAACAAAATAATAAGCCCGGCTTCGAAGCGCAGGCGCCAGCAACGCCGGAACAGAGCCAACCAATCGCTCAAGGTCGGGCTCGCTGACGCGCGTCTCTCCCCACCCCGCAAAGTTGATTCCGTTGGGTGCTTGACCGATGTTCGCCTGTGCAGCGACCTTTTCGGCAGGCCATAGTTCGATTTGCGCGCTGCTTGGCATAAAACAGTATTCTAGACGAGAGAGGTCCCCTAGACGATGCAATCTGCGCAGAGCCAACATCACTCCGGCGGCAAGTTCCTCGGGTTTCCGCTGGAAGGCTTCAGCCTTTTCCAGAGCCTGCTGCTGGCACTCACATCGGCATTCTTCACCTTTTTTGCAACTACGACTCTCTCCATCTTCGCTTTGCTTGCGTACAATCTCATCGGACACCACACCGTGAATTACGCAGACAGCTATCTCTACGTGGGGTTTCCCGCCGGCCTCATCGTGCTGCTGATTGCTCTTCCGCTTTTTGGAACGCTATGGATTAGGGCCAAAATGCAGAGGTAGAACGTTCGTATGCCCGTGCTTACCATTCCACGGAATGCAATGAGCCTGTCATCGCTTGTCGGTGAAGATCAGTTGCGGAATTGGTGCGAGAAACTCGAGGCCGGAGCAATTCTCTACTTTCCGCAGACCCCCGTGCCAATTCCCAAAGACGACTTGGATTTTTTGCTAAGCCAGCCGCAGATCTCCAGCAGCCTGCATAAGAACATCGCCTACATGCCCGATCGCGGCAAGCTCAGCGGAGTGAACCAAAAGGGAGGCGATGCGACAAGGATGCTCCATGTGATGCGACGTTACTCGACGAGCGTCGATGCCTTCCTTGAAAAGTTTCTCGCGCCCTATCGGCGCCGGTGGCGTCTGGATTACGCGAGCTTTCGTCCGCTCGAGGAAAAAGGCCGCGACCTGCCGCTGCGGCATCGTAACGATTTACTTCACACCGATGCATTTCCCACGCGACCCACGCGCGGATGGCGCATTCTGCGTTTCTTTCACAACATTCACCCAATTGCACGCGCGACTGGATTGTGAGTGAGGCATTCTCACAAACAGTCCCAGAGTTCGTACCGGCAAAGCTGGCGATTCCGCATGCGGACGGGTGGACAGCTCGCGCTGGAAAACACCTCGCGCAAGCGACTGGCATCGCCAGCCTGGTGCCGCAGTGGAAACGTACGCCTTATGACGAGTTCATGATGCGCCTGCATAACACCATGAAAGAAGATGCAGCATTTCAGGCCAACTGCTTGCGCGAAAATGTGCAGTTTGCGCCCGGATCCAGCTGGATGGTCTATACCGAGACGGTGCCACATGCGGTGGTTGCAGGCCAGTATGCACTGGAGCAAACGCTCCTTGTCGATCCCGCTGCCATGGTCGCGCGCGAGTCAGCACCGGTCGCAATCCTCGAGAAGATGGCTGGAGCAAATCTGAGGCGGTAAGCTGTAGCCCGCAAAACTTGAAGGCCATTCCGTGACGGAATGGCCTTTGCTTTTTAAACAGTCCCGACGTCTTTAGAGTCCCGCAGGCTTGGGGTTCACCGGATCGTACTTGGCCACGTGAATCTTCTTAGCCAAGCCAATCTTCGACAGCAGCCAGATACCCCAGAAGTTGGGATCGATCTCGTACCACTTCAAACCGTGGCGCGCGGACACAGGATGCGCGTGGTGATTGTTGTGCCAGCCCTCGCCGCCCGTCAGCAGCGCAACCCACCAGCTGTTGCGTGAGTCGTCGCGGGTTTCAAAGCGACGGCTGCCCCACAGATGCGTCGCCGAGTTCACCAGCCAGGTCGCATGCAGGCCGAGGGTAACGCGAAGCGCTACGCCCCACAGAACCATGGCGACGCCGTTAACCCATCCGCCCCAGATCCATCCACCAGCAAGCAACAGCAAGCCGCTGACACTGATCGGGAGCCAGTGGTATTTGCTGAGCCAGAGGTAGAACTTGTCGCGGCTCAGATCCGGCGAGTAGCGTTTCAGGACTTCCACCTGCCCATGCAGCGCTTCCCCGAAAAGAATCCATCCGGTATGCGCCCACCATCCGCCTTCGCGGGGAGTGTGCGGGTCGCCTTCCTGGTCGCTAAGCTGGTGATGAACCCGATGGGTTGAAACCCAGAAAATCGGCCCACCCTCAAGCGACATGGTGGCAAAGATGCTCATGACATACTCGACCCACTTGGGAGTCGTGTAACCACGGTGAGTCAGCAACCGGTGATAGCACATCCCGATGCCCACGTTGATCGCCAGCACATACAGAATTGCCATCACGGCTAAACGCTGCCAGCTGAAAAAGAAGAAAGCCGCCAGAGCGCCGATGTGGAAGAAACCGATGATCGCGAGGGTGGTCCAGTTGATTCCGTAATCGATTGTTGCTGCCTTCCCCATCCGAACGAGAAATTTAGCGGGAATTCTACCCACAGGTGACGCGAGCTCCTGCTGGGTTGCAACCGGCTTGGTTGCATCGTCGGGTGTAGTTACGGGAGAGGGTGCAGACACGAGTGACGCCATTCGTTGCTAAATCCTTTAGACCGGGGTATTAAAAACCGATGTCTGATTGAATTGTATAGGAGGTCCGACTTTCCTCCCTGTCTCATATTGCTCAATGTCACGAAAGTTACATAGACCTTTCCAGTGAGATGAACATCTGACTTGGGATCGTATTGATCTCGCAGCGGTCGACCGCATTTACCTTGTGATGATCCCGCCGGATATAGCTCCGACCGCTTGGTCAAGCTGGCCTAATTAAACCGGGGTACGGTTCAGAGTCTCGACATCAATCTCCGGGCGCCACGCCATACTCTCCACCGCCGGTGACAAAGATTTTCTCGGCGGTGCCGCGCAACACCCGATATAGCGCAAACTGCCGCTGCGTTGTCCCGCGCAATTCAAACAGCAATTCGCCGCGATTGTCGGCCAGCGCATCAACCGCATCCACGAGACGCATGCGCGGCGTTTCGTCGAGATGCGCATTGTCGGTGACGCTCTTCAACAGCACCAATGCATTCCCGTAAAGATCAGGCTGGGCAATGATCGTCACGAACTTCTGCTGTGCGGCGGGAGCATCCGTCCGGGCCGAAAGAACCATTGTTGCCCCCGAGCCGTAGGCTAGCTCAAAAACACGAAATCTCTCATCGACAAGCGCGGGAGGCTCTGGAGCCGTCGCTGGTTTCGCGTGTAACTTCGCCGAGACCCGCTTTGTGGGCGGCGGAGGTGTTCTGAGACCTAGCGCATCCCGAGCCATGTCCTCCAGGGCCTTTTTCATCTTTTCTTGATCGTCCGGGTTGGCCCAGACATAGTTCCACGGATGCTCGGGGCGCGCCTTGGCGTCAGAAACGGCCACGGCCTGCTGCATGTCTGCGGGAATACCCATCAGACTGGGCAGAACGTCAACACCTTTGCCGGTTGGTTTGCCGCGAAGAAGTTTCGGACGGTCAGGATCGGTACTGTTGAGATGCTCCCCGTCGCTCGAATTCGCCGAAGACGCGCTCTTGTGAAGCACCGGCCGATTGGGATCTTCGCTTTGCGTGCTGCTGGCAGCGTCATCGGAATTTTTCTTGTGGAGAGTAGGCCGGTCCGGATCGGCTGCCGGGCTGGTGCTCGAACCGCTGGAGTCGTCGGAGCCGGTCTTCTTGTGCAACGTTGGCCGGTCCGGATCGGGCGCCGGGCCAGCCGATCCTGTGTTGGAACTACTATCAGTACCCGAACCCGGCTTTGCGGAAGCATCCGCATGTTTGCGATGCAGAACCGGCTTGTCATCGTTAGGATCGAAGCCGTCGTCAACAATCGGCTTGGGTGCAGCGGGTTTTGCCGAAGGCGTCGGCTTCCAGGCGCCGTACCCCACCCACAAACCCTGCTCCTGGCCGGCATTTTTGATGTCGTAGAGGCCAATCGGCTGGCCGTTCTTCTCCAGCTGGTACTCGACCCCGCCCGCCAGCGCCATGGGCTGGGGACGCGCCAGATAAACGTTTCCATCCTGCAGTGCCTGCCCGTCGTACACCGTGATCGGGACAAGCCTGCTGGTCTTCGGCTTGCCTTCGTCGCCAGTCCATTCCAGCACCGCGATCGCGCGCAGATCCGGCGAATCCTTCGTTTTCTTCGCCACCTGGCCGGGATACTGAGCGCATGCGACCGCAGCCGTAAACACCAGCGCGACTGCGAACGATGTTGGTCTGGTAAAACTTGCCTTGAACATGCGCGATGACACCGGACGGACCTCTCGGAAATAATGCGAACGAACAGATCGAGCCAAATCTTTATCCACCATACTGACGATACGAGGAATCTCCCATGGAAGTGAACCAGAAGGTCGCCAATTTCACCCTGCAGACCGACGAGGACAAAACTGTAAGCCTTTCAGACTACGCCGGCAAACCATTGGTGCTCTTTTTCTATCCCCGCGCCGATACGCCCGGCTGCACCATCGAGGCGTGCGGCTTTCGCGATACCTTCAAGAAGATTCAGGCAGCGGGTGCGGTTGTCCTTGGCATCTCGCGTGATACTCCCAAAGCGCAAGCCAAATTCAAAGCCAAGTATGACCTCCCGTACACACTCCTTGCAGATGTAGACGAGAAAGTCTGCAATCAGTTTGGTGTGTTGAAGGAAAAGAACATGTATGGGAAGAAAGTATGGGGAATTGAAAGGACTACTTATCTCATCGGCCCCGACCAGAAGCTCATCCACATCTTCCCCAAAGTGACCCCCGAAGGACACGCCGACGAGGTCCTTGCGCTCATAAAGGAATGGCAAAAATCGCACAAATAAAACCCTCAAATGCGCGAAAACGCATGCCTGGCCGTCTGATTTCACGCGATTTCTTTGAGGATTCGCCAGAAAACGTAGCCCCCCGGCTTCTCGGCAAGTTGCTGGTTACGCGAGGCGCAAATGGCCAGCCGCTGGCCGGACGGATCGTGGAGGTCGAGGCCTACCTAGGGCCGCACCACGACCAGCCAGATCCAGCGGCCCACACTCATCGCGGACCGACACCCCGAAACCTGGTGCTGTTTGGGCCAGCGGGGCATGCGTATCTCTATTTCATTTACGGCAAGTATTTTTGCGCAAACATCAGCTGCGAGCGCGAGGGATTGGGAGGAGGCATTTTGCTACGTGCCCTGGAGCCCGTGATAGGTATCGCGGAGATGGCAAAGAACCGCGGGTTGGACAAAGATGCCCCGGCTCGCCTGATCTCCTCGGGTCCGAGCCGGCTTTGCCTGGCGCTGGGACTAACGCGCCCGCTCCACAACGGCTTGGACGTGACCAGTTCAACCTCTCCGCTTCAGGTTCGCGACGATGGGTTTGCCGAGTCGCAGTGCATAATCACCCCGCGCATCGGCATAAGACATGCCGTCGACCTGCCACTGCGCTTTGCCCTACGAGGACACGCCTGCGTCTCCGGCCCGCGAAAATTGGCAGGTTAGTCAACCTATTGCAGCCATCGCTCGTCAGTACAATAGATTTCATCTCAAAGCGCGAGGAACTCTGCACTTGAAGCTCTCTTCCCCGTCCCACACCGCCCTCCTGACCGCTGCGGCCTACGCGGTTTTCGCCGTCGCCGCTCATGCCCAGACTCTAGCCGCTCAGCAGCCGCCGGCGGGCGAAGCTCACCATCATCATGACGAGCCGGCCCCCACCAATCTCAAGGTCCTCCCCAAGACGATGACTGGTGAACAGGTCCATGACCTCATGCACAAGTGGGAAGCCTCCCTCGGCGCCGAATGCAGCACCTGCCACGCCGCCGATCCCAAGAACATCGGCCCCAACGGAAAGCCGCGCCTGAACTTCGCCGATGACTCAAAGCCGGAAAAGAACACCGCACGCTTGATGTTCAAAATGGTTGAAGACATCAACAAGAATTATGTGAGCATGGTCGACAACTCCGGCGTGCCTGTCAGCTGCGGAACCTGCCACCGCGGTCATCTCGATCCGCCGGTTTTCACCCCGCCGAAAGATGACCATGATCATGATCACCCCGCGTCGCCTGCAGGGGGAGAAAAGCCTCCGTCGTCGCGGTAATTCAATAGGCTTTTCTTAGTCCGCGGCAAGGTTATCGGCTCTGCTCAGTGAGTTTCGCCTTCACTGGGCAGAGCCGTCATCCGACGATCCCCATGTGGCGCGCCGGGCTACTGTGCAATTACTCCGATCGTCCCCAGCCAGGTCTCCACGAGCTGAGTCCACGCAGTAATTGGAAACTTCGACCGGCGCAGACCGAATGCATGTCCACCCTGCGCATACAGATGCATCTCCACAGGCACGCCTGCCTTCTTCAGCCCGATGTAGTACGCGAGCGAGTCGTTCACGTTATCGACGTGATCGTCTTCCGCCTGCAGCAGAAATGTCGGCGGCGTCTGTCGGCTGATATGCGTGCGAATGTCGGGATTCAGATTGAGAACATTCTCTGAAAACGCCAGGTGCCCCGGATAAAGCGCCACCGCAAAATCCGGTCGGCAGCTTTCTTTATCCGCAGCATCCACCGGCTTATAAAGGCGCTGCTGAAAGTGCACGCTCATCGCCGCCGCCAGATGGCCTCCCGCAGAAAACCCCAGCACCCCGATCTTGTGCGGATCGAGATGCCACTCTTTAGCGTGATAGCGCACCAGCCCCACCGTCCTCTGCGCGTCTTCCAGCGCGATCGGAGACTGTGGATACGCGCCCCAGTTGGGAGCCGACCTCGGAGCCGGCACGCGATACTTCAATAGCACACACGTGACCCCTTTAGTCGTGAGCCAGTCGCAGACCTCAGATCCTTCAAGATCGATAGCGAGAATCTGATATCCGCCTCCCGGAAAAACGACAACTGCGGCGCCGTTATTTTTCCCCTCGGGCGAGTAGACCGTCATCGTCGGCTGCGACACATCGCTCACCGCAACCCACGGAGTGCCGGCGACGAGCGAGTCCTTTCCCGTTATCTCGGCAGACTCCGGCTCCTTGATAGGTCGCGGATCCGGTACTGCACTGGGCCAGATTGGAACCTGCTTATGACCGGGCGATGGCTGCCACACTGTCTTCTGTGCGCCGAGGTTGCCGCACGCATACACTACCAAAAGAGCAACAACGAAAGTCCTCATCTCATTTCCCCACCATCGCAGCATAGAGCCGGACGAGCTTCTGTTTTCGACAAGGTATCTGGAAGCGCACATCTAAATGAACCACGGTGTCTGCGGCGTGCTTTTTGCCGCTCGCCGCGAACCCACACGCTCAAGGAGAAAAGAAATGTCTGAAACAGAAACGCAATATCCGCCTCTCCCGCCCGACGATCTCAGCCGTACCCTGCGCCTCGCGCAGCAGGACAATGACGGGAAGCTGACCCACATCGGCCTGGTCGGCGATACATACACCATCCTGCTATCCGGCAAGGACACCAACGAAAAGTTCTGCGTCATCGACATGCATGTGCCTCCAGGCGGCGGCCCCGGTCCGCATCGCCACGACTTCGAAGAGACATTCATCGTGCTCGACGGTGACATCGAACTTACATTTCGTGGAAACAAATACCGGGCTCGTGCCGGCGAGACCGTCAACATTCCGGCCAACGCTCCGCATCAGTTTCACAATGGATCTTTCCGAACAGCCCGCATGATCTGCATCTGCGCTCCGGCAGGGAATGAGCGCTTCTTCATGGAACTGGGCGTGCCCGTAGCCACGCGCACTGCGCCGCCGCCGGAAATGAGTGAGCAGGAGATGGGAGAGTTCTTGAAAAAGGCCAATGCCCTCGCGCCAAAATACCGCACAGAGCTTTTAAAGGAAGCTTAGCGACTTGCGCGGCATACTTACGGATGGCCAGCGAAGTCGACCTATCGCCCCGTCCCTTTTGTGAGGATAGACAGCATCACAGGGTCCGTTCGAACATGCTCAGACCTAAGCCACGCGGGCTCGACCGTTGCGCCGGCCGCAACCAGGAGCGCAGCCACTTCACGCTGTCTTCCCTGGTCTCCCTTGGGATTTTCGTAGTAACCATGAATCGCCCAGCCGAGTGGTGGCGAATTGTATTTGCTGTCTTTCAGATCGATTTCGGAAACCGGAATGAGTCTTTGTGCCAGCCGCTCTTCGCCGAGCAACGCCGCCCAGTGAAGTGCGGTTTCACCAAAGATTCCGCGCAGCCGGGCATCGGCGCCAGCCTCAATGAGACGGATGCCCACGTCTTCCGCCACCAGACTCGCCGCTCCGATCAGCGGAGTATCGCCCTTACCGTTGCGCTGAAAGTTCAGGTCCGCACCTGCCCCGATTAGCGCGTCAATCAGTGGCACTTCGGTACCGCGCTTCAAGGTGCCGTCAAAGACCATGTCGCAGACATAGTGGAGCGGGTGAGTATGGATTTGCCTGTTCTCGCCCCAGCGAATGAGAACATTTGCCCGCGACGGGTGCTGGGTCAGCAGGGATCTTAAGGCTGCGTCATCTCCCTTGCGAATTGCGGCCTTCACATTCATGAGTTCAGTTCATAATCCCACGTGAGTGCGCTATTTTTTGCGCTTGTAATCGCCGGATTTCCCGCCGCTCTTTTGTTCAAGCTGAATGTTCCGAATCACAATCGATTTATCGAGTGCCTTGGTCATGTCATACACCGTAAGTGCGGCGATCGTGGCTGCGGTCAGCGCTTCCATCTCAACCCCGGTCTGTCCGGTCGTTGCGGCAGTGGCGTGAATGCGAACGCCATCCGCGACAATCGCGACATCCACCTCCACATGGCTGAGCGGCAGCGGATGGCACATCGGGATCAACTCCGACGTCCGCTTGGCTGCCTGTATCCCTGCGATGCGAGCAACTTCCAACGGATTTCCTTTTGGATTCGCAGGCAG
It encodes:
- a CDS encoding cupin domain-containing protein codes for the protein MSETETQYPPLPPDDLSRTLRLAQQDNDGKLTHIGLVGDTYTILLSGKDTNEKFCVIDMHVPPGGGPGPHRHDFEETFIVLDGDIELTFRGNKYRARAGETVNIPANAPHQFHNGSFRTARMICICAPAGNERFFMELGVPVATRTAPPPEMSEQEMGEFLKKANALAPKYRTELLKEA
- a CDS encoding ankyrin repeat domain-containing protein, which produces MNVKAAIRKGDDAALRSLLTQHPSRANVLIRWGENRQIHTHPLHYVCDMVFDGTLKRGTEVPLIDALIGAGADLNFQRNGKGDTPLIGAASLVAEDVGIRLIEAGADARLRGIFGETALHWAALLGEERLAQRLIPVSEIDLKDSKYNSPPLGWAIHGYYENPKGDQGRQREVAALLVAAGATVEPAWLRSEHVRTDPVMLSILTKGTGR
- the moaC gene encoding cyclic pyranopterin monophosphate synthase MoaC is translated as MPKPTKLSHYDSAGQARMVDVSAKQATRRTATASAFVELSAAVLAALPANPKGNPLEVARIAGIQAAKRTSELIPMCHPLPLSHVEVDVAIVADGVRIHATAATTGQTGVEMEALTAATIAALTVYDMTKALDKSIVIRNIQLEQKSGGKSGDYKRKK
- a CDS encoding alpha/beta hydrolase; this encodes MRTFVVALLVVYACGNLGAQKTVWQPSPGHKQVPIWPSAVPDPRPIKEPESAEITGKDSLVAGTPWVAVSDVSQPTMTVYSPEGKNNGAAVVVFPGGGYQILAIDLEGSEVCDWLTTKGVTCVLLKYRVPAPRSAPNWGAYPQSPIALEDAQRTVGLVRYHAKEWHLDPHKIGVLGFSAGGHLAAAMSVHFQQRLYKPVDAADKESCRPDFAVALYPGHLAFSENVLNLNPDIRTHISRQTPPTFLLQAEDDHVDNVNDSLAYYIGLKKAGVPVEMHLYAQGGHAFGLRRSKFPITAWTQLVETWLGTIGVIAQ